From Virgibacillus ihumii, the proteins below share one genomic window:
- a CDS encoding aldehyde dehydrogenase family protein, with protein sequence MTKKWKLWIGGKWREPKDYETLTNPHTEEELAEIGQAEPADAVEAVVEAHRSFQKFRDYPAHARARILAKAATILEERSDECAKIIAKEGAKSIRNAREEMSRTVQTYRFSAEEAKRNYGERIPMDAAEGGENRFGYTRRTPLGVVTAITPFNFPFNLVAHKVGPAIAAGNSIVLKPAEQTPLSSLFLAEVFKEAGLPAGVLNVIPGKGDVLSEELTKHPYVKKVTFTGSVEVGHTIQQQAGFRKLTLELGSNSPFIIDEGVDIDKVIERSVQGAFSFNGQVCISIQRIYVHQSLYEEFLERFVTRTKQLVIGSPMDEKTNITAVISKKSLERLQNWLDEAVQEGANVECGGGVQGNVMEPTVLTNVNRDSKVFRNEIFGPMVCIFPFDTLDEAIDDANDSRYGLNSGVMTPSLERAFYAAERLETGGVIVNDIPTYRIDNMPYGGWKDSGVGREGVKYAMREMMEMKFISIKTGD encoded by the coding sequence ATGACAAAGAAATGGAAGTTATGGATTGGCGGAAAATGGCGTGAACCGAAAGATTATGAGACATTAACAAACCCGCATACAGAAGAAGAATTGGCGGAAATCGGCCAGGCCGAGCCGGCAGATGCAGTTGAAGCGGTTGTGGAGGCCCACCGGTCATTTCAGAAATTCAGAGATTATCCGGCACATGCACGAGCCAGGATACTCGCCAAAGCAGCCACGATTCTGGAAGAGCGGTCTGATGAGTGTGCTAAAATTATTGCTAAAGAAGGAGCCAAATCAATCCGCAACGCCCGGGAGGAAATGAGTCGGACTGTCCAGACATACCGGTTTTCCGCGGAAGAGGCAAAACGGAATTATGGTGAACGTATTCCCATGGATGCAGCAGAAGGGGGAGAGAACCGATTCGGATATACCAGGCGAACCCCATTAGGTGTCGTGACGGCGATTACACCATTCAATTTTCCATTCAATCTTGTCGCACATAAAGTTGGGCCAGCGATTGCCGCGGGGAACTCCATTGTGCTCAAGCCTGCTGAGCAGACACCGTTAAGTTCACTGTTTCTTGCAGAAGTTTTTAAAGAAGCAGGACTTCCCGCAGGAGTGCTGAACGTTATTCCCGGGAAAGGCGATGTCCTGAGTGAAGAACTGACGAAACATCCGTATGTGAAGAAGGTGACGTTTACAGGAAGTGTGGAAGTTGGGCATACAATACAACAGCAGGCAGGTTTTCGCAAGTTAACACTCGAGCTTGGTTCCAATTCTCCGTTTATTATTGATGAAGGGGTGGATATTGATAAAGTAATTGAGCGAAGTGTTCAGGGTGCATTTTCGTTTAATGGACAGGTGTGTATCTCGATTCAGCGGATTTATGTACATCAGTCACTTTATGAGGAGTTTCTCGAACGGTTTGTGACCCGGACAAAACAGCTTGTCATCGGGTCTCCGATGGATGAAAAAACCAACATTACAGCGGTTATTTCAAAGAAATCGCTGGAGCGACTACAGAACTGGCTGGATGAAGCAGTGCAGGAAGGTGCCAATGTTGAGTGTGGCGGCGGTGTACAAGGAAATGTTATGGAGCCGACTGTATTGACAAATGTGAATCGTGATTCAAAGGTATTTCGTAATGAAATATTTGGTCCAATGGTGTGCATATTTCCGTTTGATACGCTGGATGAGGCTATTGATGATGCCAATGATTCACGCTATGGGCTGAACTCCGGTGTGATGACGCCAAGTCTTGAGCGGGCTTTTTATGCTGCGGAGCGACTTGAAACAGGTGGTGTAATTGTTAACGACATTCCAACCTACCGGATAGATAATATGCCATACGGCGGATGGAAAGACAGTGGGGTTGGCCGGGAAGGTGTTAAATATGCGATGCGCGAAATGATGGAGATGAAATTTATCAGTATTAAGACTGGCGATTAA
- a CDS encoding VOC family protein yields the protein MERKFFEKPTTYVGEVNINVTDLDRSIEFYQSIIGFKVLDQTARKAVLTADGMTSLLTLEQPENVLPKEARKAGLYHFAILLPTRADLSAFLRHIASNGIRIGAADHYVSEALYLSDPDGNGIEVYHDRPAVEWTWTGDQVSMATEQLDAEGLLAESEKEWAGLPGETVMGHIHLHVADLEEAKTFYKDGLGFQVVTNYPGALFTSTNDYHHHIGLNVWNGRGAPAPSENSAGLNWYTLVFPDQGAREKAAIRLEKGGASVEKESDKYITKDPSGTTIHLVLSE from the coding sequence ATGGAACGGAAGTTTTTTGAAAAACCGACGACATATGTCGGGGAAGTGAATATTAACGTAACGGATTTGGATCGCTCGATAGAGTTTTATCAGTCCATCATCGGGTTCAAAGTACTTGATCAGACGGCACGGAAAGCTGTTTTGACCGCGGACGGAATGACATCCCTCCTGACATTGGAACAGCCGGAAAATGTGTTGCCAAAGGAAGCCCGCAAAGCTGGTTTGTATCATTTCGCCATTCTGTTGCCAACACGTGCTGACTTGTCTGCATTTCTTAGACATATTGCCAGTAACGGAATACGAATTGGTGCAGCTGACCATTATGTCAGTGAAGCACTTTATTTATCCGATCCGGATGGTAATGGAATTGAAGTTTATCACGATCGTCCCGCTGTTGAATGGACATGGACAGGGGATCAGGTTTCCATGGCCACTGAGCAGCTTGATGCGGAAGGCCTGCTTGCAGAAAGTGAAAAAGAATGGGCTGGACTTCCGGGCGAAACGGTGATGGGTCATATTCATTTACATGTCGCGGACCTGGAAGAGGCTAAAACATTTTATAAAGATGGTCTTGGATTTCAGGTTGTGACCAATTATCCTGGAGCACTTTTTACGTCCACCAATGATTATCATCATCATATTGGTTTGAATGTTTGGAACGGACGGGGAGCACCGGCTCCGTCTGAAAACAGTGCAGGATTAAACTGGTATACACTTGTTTTTCCGGATCAGGGAGCAAGAGAAAAGGCCGCCATTCGTCTTGAAAAGGGTGGTGCCAGCGTAGAGAAAGAGTCTGATAAATATATCACCAAAGACCCTTCCGGTACTACGATTCATTTGGTGTTATCTGAGTAA
- a CDS encoding CotY/CotZ family spore coat protein has protein sequence MNRYHHDYLEDDRSKGAHHRKKCCGHCSTGCGHNKHYENCVGDVLEAILEAQRKVQHNHCKASCEGSIDDLLGKKRRSRKNTIPIVLYCGCKPFKGTGVFSYSCHSKKKLKCIETYIFKIKDLKGECAVLELLTFKSDLNDTAGNNKCSLCSQVDHKCVDDLMKTGICIEVDLSCFCAVTCLDAVRL, from the coding sequence ATGAATAGATATCACCATGATTACCTGGAAGACGATAGGTCCAAGGGTGCGCATCATAGAAAGAAATGCTGTGGTCACTGTTCAACAGGATGTGGGCACAACAAACACTATGAAAATTGTGTCGGGGATGTTTTGGAAGCAATATTAGAGGCGCAACGAAAAGTACAGCATAATCATTGCAAAGCATCATGTGAGGGTTCTATTGACGATTTACTGGGAAAGAAAAGAAGGTCCAGGAAAAATACAATTCCTATTGTTCTTTATTGTGGCTGCAAACCTTTTAAAGGTACAGGAGTCTTTTCCTATTCCTGTCATTCCAAGAAAAAATTAAAATGCATTGAAACGTATATATTCAAAATTAAGGATTTAAAAGGCGAATGTGCTGTCCTTGAATTGCTGACATTCAAATCTGATTTAAATGATACGGCCGGAAATAATAAATGTTCACTCTGTTCGCAGGTTGATCATAAGTGTGTTGATGATCTGATGAAAACGGGGATCTGTATAGAAGTCGATCTTTCCTGTTTCTGCGCAGTAACATGCCTGGATGCTGTCCGTTTATAA
- a CDS encoding ParM/StbA family protein — MDRNNILAVDIGNSWYKAITSDKGELSEYQIPNAIALFDREFYEMPYDDEDIELEDNLIVEVKSPAVLDKREIYYIGKAATKQKNVSLTSFNNQKADEPRTFTLLFAMAAFHALSSNPIDEIELDYEINQMAVSLPTTQYKEKKNDFKEKLTGKHTVIFHKVPGIGEPKEVVVNLTIQDVIIGAEGACAYLGMTRDQDSLLIKDDTLVQDSAKGIIIGDLGGDSVDFVGIKNNKPVASIEGEPFGINQFLDKIIQKVSKHELYKFDSRSELEEKLAAGQSEWYVEPFAGVKKDISKYIIPQLRAMATKYLEHFDRTRSSSSEIKEASRYIAVGGAADIAQRQIQEAAITWKDRGRPIDLFYPEDMEKLNVLGLMILAKMNLIRNEQANFDDFAVTNN; from the coding sequence ATGGACCGGAATAATATTCTTGCTGTAGACATCGGTAACAGCTGGTATAAAGCAATTACATCAGATAAGGGGGAATTGTCCGAATATCAAATACCTAATGCAATTGCGTTATTTGACCGGGAGTTTTACGAAATGCCTTATGATGATGAAGATATTGAACTTGAAGATAATCTGATTGTAGAAGTTAAAAGCCCTGCAGTACTTGATAAGCGGGAAATTTATTATATCGGGAAAGCGGCAACGAAACAAAAAAATGTCAGCCTGACTTCATTTAATAATCAAAAAGCAGATGAGCCACGTACGTTTACATTGCTTTTTGCAATGGCAGCTTTTCATGCATTATCAAGTAATCCAATTGATGAAATCGAGCTGGATTATGAAATCAATCAAATGGCTGTATCACTGCCAACTACACAATATAAGGAAAAAAAGAATGATTTCAAGGAAAAGTTAACCGGAAAACATACTGTCATATTTCATAAAGTTCCCGGTATCGGCGAACCGAAAGAAGTTGTTGTTAACCTGACAATTCAAGATGTGATTATTGGTGCTGAAGGAGCTTGTGCTTACCTGGGTATGACGCGCGATCAGGACTCACTCCTGATTAAGGATGATACACTTGTCCAGGATTCGGCAAAAGGTATAATTATCGGCGATTTAGGCGGGGATTCTGTTGACTTTGTAGGAATAAAAAATAATAAACCTGTTGCATCCATTGAAGGAGAGCCATTTGGCATTAATCAGTTTCTAGATAAAATCATTCAAAAAGTGAGCAAACACGAACTTTACAAATTTGACTCCAGATCGGAACTGGAAGAGAAACTGGCCGCTGGACAATCAGAATGGTATGTCGAACCATTTGCTGGTGTCAAAAAAGACATAAGTAAATATATCATCCCGCAGCTGAGAGCAATGGCAACCAAATACCTTGAGCACTTTGACCGTACACGCAGCAGTTCAAGTGAAATTAAGGAAGCTTCCCGATACATTGCCGTCGGCGGTGCAGCGGACATTGCACAACGACAAATCCAGGAAGCAGCAATCACTTGGAAAGACAGAGGGCGCCCCATTGATTTATTTTACCCGGAAGATATGGAAAAACTGAATGTTCTCGGGCTTATGATTTTAGCCAAAATGAATTTGATTAGAAATGAGCAAGCCAATTTTGATGACTTTGCCGTCACAAATAATTAG